The following proteins are co-located in the Solanum pennellii chromosome 8, SPENNV200 genome:
- the LOC107026846 gene encoding L10-interacting MYB domain-containing protein-like translates to MEAIAGLVAGSHKRIRHDSDCGMDSEANEMQHKQERLRTRWTPSLDKVFADLVVEQIKLGNRPNNVFDKKTWNYIRDEFNRQTNLHFNNNQLRKHLDVLRTRYYNLKSASDQNDALDDSCYIGFDLWEDIGAQPKPESSKTKECPIYEQLCTIFADSGADGKYAQSSHYEGLDKSAGIDISFKDSGNLAPPSSTPLNSTATLPQTTTRTVAGKKRKCPSDIVPASGQNCGDREIIDAMVEAMGDMIAASKFQTVVMPQVDGRFTIRKCIKALDEIEGIPENLYYAALDLFDNPSLREMFICLNNSSMKLTWLQGKCTNLSSFI, encoded by the exons ATGGAGGCAATTGCTGGGTTGGTAGCTGGATCTCACAAGCGCATTCGGCATGATTCTGATTGTGGG ATGGATTCTGAAGCTAATGAAATGCAACATAAACAAGAACGCTTGAGAACAAGATGGACGCCCTCCCTGGACAAGGTTTTTGCTGACCTTGTTGTTGAGCAGATTAAGCTGGGGAACCGGCCGAACAATGTCTTTGACAAGAAAACTTGGAATTATATACGTGATGAATTTAATAGACAGACAAATCTTCATTTCAATAACAACCAACTAAGAAAGCACCTTGATGTCTTGCGAACTCGTTATTACAACCTTAAATCTGCTTCTGATCAAAATGATGCTTTGGATGATTCTTGCTACATTGGTTTTGACCTATGGGAAGACATCGGG GCTCAGCCGAAGCCTGAATCGAGTAAAACCAAGGAGTGCCCTATCTATGAGCAGCTGTGCACAATATTTGCTGACTCGGGTGCTGATGGGAAGTATGCGCAATCAAGTCACTATGAAGGGCTGGACAAATCTGCTGGGATAGATATCTCATTTAAAGACAGTGGCAACTTGGCTCCTCCTTCATCAACTCCTTTAAACAGTACTGCTACTTTACCACAAACTACAACAAGGACTGTAGCTGGTAAGAAGAGAAAGTGTCCATCAGATATAGTTCCTGCTTCAGGCCAGAACTGCGGGGATAGAGAGATAATTGATGCTATGGTAGAAGCGATGGGGGATATGATTGCTGCTTCAAAGTTTCAGACAGTTGTAATGCCTCAAGTTGATGGTAGATTTACAATCCGTAAATGTATCAAAGCTTTGGATGAGATAGAAGGCATTCCAGAAAATCTTTACTATGCAGCTTTGGATTTATTCGACAATCCCAGTCTAAGGGAGATGTTCATTTGTCTCAACAACAGCAGCATGAAGCTGACATGGCTGCAGGGGAAATGTACTAATCTTTCTTCATTTATCTAG